One segment of Streptomyces sp. NBC_01463 DNA contains the following:
- a CDS encoding peptidase C39 family protein: MPSPTSRRTVLTAAIAAAAGAGALSSAASAAAAAPSRHPHHAPSAAASLVDNHAWTTYTDWRCGSGAGTRAVAGRRAGLAIAHPLGRTDYTDPHTGTTAAWEYATWTSPVHRSAVPATEVIASWNADTPAGTWIQIELRGSYSDGTETPWYVMGRWAAGDGDIRRTSVDDQTDGKSSIWTDTFSVDDAASGLRLLSYRLRLTLYRTPGTRLTPTVWRLGAMASDIPDRFTVPASTPGLARELPVPRFSQNVHVGQYPEYDNGGEAWCSPTSSQMIIEYWGRRPSADDLSWVKPGLEDPQVCHAARFTYDNQYEGCGNWPFNAAYAATYPDMSAVVTRLGSLKDLETLIRAGIPAITSQSFLKEELTGAGYGTSGHLMTVIGFTEDGDVIANDPASPDDEAVRHVYKRHEWETIWLRTKRYNASGSVVSGTGGVCYLYWPADPTPAQRRALRSFGLV, encoded by the coding sequence ATGCCCAGTCCGACCTCACGCAGAACCGTGCTCACCGCCGCGATCGCGGCAGCGGCCGGCGCCGGAGCGCTGTCGTCCGCCGCCTCCGCAGCCGCCGCGGCACCGTCCCGTCACCCGCACCACGCACCCTCGGCGGCAGCCTCGCTCGTGGACAACCACGCATGGACCACGTACACCGACTGGCGCTGCGGTTCCGGCGCCGGTACCCGCGCCGTCGCCGGCCGCCGGGCGGGACTGGCGATCGCCCACCCGCTGGGGCGTACCGACTACACCGACCCGCACACCGGTACGACCGCCGCCTGGGAATACGCGACCTGGACCTCCCCGGTCCACCGCTCCGCCGTCCCGGCCACCGAGGTCATCGCGTCCTGGAACGCGGACACACCGGCCGGCACCTGGATCCAGATCGAGCTGCGCGGCAGCTACTCGGACGGCACCGAGACCCCCTGGTACGTCATGGGCCGCTGGGCCGCGGGGGACGGCGACATCCGCCGCACCTCCGTCGACGACCAGACCGACGGCAAGAGCTCCATCTGGACCGACACCTTCTCGGTGGACGACGCGGCGAGCGGCCTGCGGCTGCTGTCCTACCGGCTGCGGCTGACGCTGTACCGCACCCCGGGCACGCGGCTCACGCCCACGGTGTGGCGCCTGGGCGCGATGGCCTCGGACATCCCCGACCGCTTCACCGTGCCCGCCAGCACGCCCGGACTCGCCCGCGAGCTCCCCGTGCCGCGCTTCTCGCAGAACGTGCACGTGGGCCAGTACCCGGAGTACGACAACGGCGGAGAGGCGTGGTGCAGCCCCACCTCCTCGCAGATGATCATCGAGTACTGGGGGCGCAGGCCCTCCGCCGACGACCTCTCCTGGGTCAAGCCGGGTCTTGAGGACCCGCAGGTCTGCCACGCGGCGCGGTTCACGTACGACAACCAGTACGAGGGCTGCGGGAACTGGCCGTTCAACGCCGCCTACGCCGCGACGTACCCGGACATGAGCGCCGTCGTGACCCGGCTCGGCTCGCTGAAGGACCTGGAGACGCTGATCCGCGCCGGCATCCCGGCCATAACGTCGCAGTCGTTCCTCAAGGAGGAGCTGACCGGCGCGGGCTACGGCACCTCGGGCCACCTGATGACGGTGATCGGCTTCACCGAGGACGGCGACGTGATCGCCAACGACCCCGCGTCGCCGGACGACGAGGCGGTGCGCCACGTCTACAAGCGGCACGAGTGGGAGACGATCTGGCTGAGGACGAAGCGCTACAACGCGAGCGGCAGTGTGGTCTCGGGCACGGGCGGCGTCTGCTACCTGTACTGGCCGGCCGACCCCACACCGGCTCAGCGCCGGGCGCTGCGATCGTTCGGCCTGGTGTGA
- a CDS encoding helix-turn-helix transcriptional regulator — protein MQSYTIGQAARLLGVSPDTARRWADAGRMATRRDEGGRRLIEGRDLAAFSVELAKSGDGMDAPYTSVRNAFPGIVTAVKLGDVAAQVEIQAGPHRLVSLLTREAVEELGLEVGVEATARVKSTNVHIDRT, from the coding sequence ATGCAGTCCTACACAATCGGCCAGGCAGCACGTCTGCTTGGCGTAAGTCCAGACACCGCGCGCAGGTGGGCCGACGCCGGGCGAATGGCCACGCGTCGGGACGAGGGCGGGCGGCGCCTCATCGAGGGAAGGGACCTGGCGGCCTTCTCCGTCGAGCTTGCCAAGAGTGGCGACGGGATGGACGCCCCCTACACCTCAGTGCGCAACGCGTTTCCCGGGATCGTCACCGCGGTCAAACTCGGTGACGTTGCCGCCCAGGTGGAAATCCAGGCCGGGCCGCACCGCCTGGTGTCACTGCTGACGCGGGAGGCTGTGGAGGAGCTGGGGCTGGAGGTCGGCGTGGAGGCCACCGCGCGGGTGAAGTCGACGAACGTGCACATCGACCGCACCTGA
- a CDS encoding PucR family transcriptional regulator, with translation MHVEHLLRDETLGLRLLWAEEALLDREISGVTVTDLEGPARFVRPGEAVLSGLVWWTPDSEQGRTERFVAGLRSADAAVLLAGEETHGSVPDDLIEACVRHRIPLAAVPAHVMFRAVTDKVYLQQWGELSRHHALPENARNRLSHLAAQGGSPEEVVTAAFAHLGQGAVAYVLTATGRTVAATPGAPGLPLVKAAALLASGTGARVPVDTESATTPYKRWHLYLPDPGTAPPRMLHEVAAVLGRCQEQEAQRETGRDRAAAQLGLLLTRDGAESAAVVAAMRSCGLPTTGESYRVATATTGVQGTGPAEDALSEAVAQVAGTGPTVVGRLPDGTAFAVALGTADGLGEVWPRVAACEPSVPLHGGTGAPAAGPQDLAAALAEARFALASAQSTAPRASLLVDASSLTGLEALLTGIPAEVRTAFSRTVLGSLLDSRSASAAPLLHTLRTFLDCDGSWARTAEVLHLHVNTVHYRIRRTEHFTGRDLSRLADRLDLWAALLCHKTVPSADIPHGPAQFEPDAARTR, from the coding sequence ATGCACGTCGAACACCTGCTGAGGGACGAGACCCTCGGCCTGCGCCTGCTGTGGGCCGAGGAAGCGCTGCTGGACCGGGAGATCAGTGGAGTGACAGTCACCGACCTGGAAGGGCCGGCTCGCTTCGTTCGTCCGGGGGAGGCAGTGCTCAGCGGACTCGTGTGGTGGACGCCGGACAGTGAGCAGGGCAGGACGGAACGGTTCGTGGCCGGGCTGCGAAGCGCGGACGCCGCCGTGCTGCTGGCCGGGGAGGAGACACACGGCTCGGTCCCCGACGACCTGATCGAGGCATGCGTACGGCACCGCATCCCGCTCGCGGCCGTGCCTGCGCACGTCATGTTCCGGGCCGTCACCGACAAGGTGTACCTGCAGCAGTGGGGCGAACTGAGCCGCCACCACGCACTGCCCGAGAATGCCCGCAACCGCCTGAGCCACCTCGCGGCCCAGGGCGGGAGCCCCGAGGAGGTCGTCACAGCCGCGTTCGCCCATCTCGGCCAGGGGGCCGTCGCCTACGTGCTCACCGCCACCGGTCGCACGGTCGCGGCGACACCCGGCGCACCCGGCCTTCCCCTCGTGAAGGCTGCCGCGTTGCTGGCGAGTGGTACCGGCGCAAGGGTGCCCGTCGACACGGAATCGGCGACCACGCCGTACAAACGCTGGCATCTCTACCTGCCGGATCCGGGCACGGCGCCGCCCCGGATGCTGCACGAGGTCGCCGCGGTTCTGGGCCGCTGCCAGGAACAGGAGGCTCAGCGAGAGACCGGCAGGGACCGGGCGGCGGCCCAACTGGGCCTGCTGCTCACCAGAGACGGTGCGGAGAGCGCGGCCGTGGTGGCAGCGATGCGGAGCTGCGGGCTGCCGACCACCGGGGAGTCGTACCGCGTCGCCACCGCCACCACGGGAGTGCAGGGCACGGGGCCGGCGGAGGACGCACTGTCAGAGGCTGTTGCGCAGGTGGCAGGGACGGGGCCCACCGTTGTGGGGCGGCTTCCGGACGGCACCGCATTCGCGGTCGCACTCGGCACCGCCGACGGCCTGGGCGAGGTGTGGCCCCGAGTCGCCGCATGCGAACCGTCGGTGCCCCTGCACGGGGGAACCGGCGCACCGGCCGCCGGTCCGCAGGACCTGGCCGCAGCCCTGGCCGAGGCCCGCTTCGCGCTGGCCTCGGCACAGAGCACAGCTCCGCGAGCCTCACTTCTGGTCGACGCCAGCTCCCTCACCGGCCTCGAAGCACTTCTGACCGGCATACCCGCGGAGGTGCGCACCGCGTTCAGCCGCACCGTTCTGGGCTCGCTCCTCGACAGCCGGAGCGCGTCGGCTGCCCCGCTGCTGCACACCCTGCGTACCTTTCTCGACTGCGACGGCTCATGGGCTCGTACCGCGGAAGTCCTGCATCTGCACGTGAACACCGTCCACTACCGCATCCGGCGCACCGAGCACTTCACCGGCCGGGACCTGTCCCGCCTCGCTGACCGCCTCGACCTGTGGGCCGCGCTCCTCTGCCACAAGACCGTCCCCTCCGCCGACATCCCGCACGGACCGGCCCAGTTCGAACCGGACGCGGCGAGGACGCGTTAG
- a CDS encoding molybdopterin-dependent oxidoreductase, whose amino-acid sequence MSQSLTAVGTTAGPVPEIALTGDLARPARLTVSDLLAWPQHEAAVSFECATSGVQHHRFTGPLLHDVLAGARPRFDPARRKDRLRFLIAVSGADGHHTLLSWAEIDPDFGRAPVLLAVTIDGAPLDRTGSQLVLPQDRCGGRHISGINAVRVDGGYSRWE is encoded by the coding sequence GCCGGAGATCGCCCTCACCGGCGACCTGGCCCGTCCGGCCAGGCTGACGGTGTCCGACCTGCTCGCCTGGCCTCAGCACGAGGCCGCCGTCAGCTTCGAGTGCGCCACCAGCGGTGTCCAGCACCACCGCTTCACCGGCCCGTTGCTGCACGACGTGCTCGCGGGCGCCCGCCCCCGTTTCGATCCGGCCCGCCGCAAGGACCGTCTGCGCTTCCTGATCGCGGTGTCCGGTGCGGACGGCCACCACACCCTGCTGTCCTGGGCGGAGATCGACCCGGATTTCGGCCGGGCCCCGGTCCTGCTCGCGGTGACCATCGACGGCGCCCCGCTCGACCGCACCGGCTCACAGCTCGTCCTCCCGCAGGACCGCTGCGGCGGACGGCACATCAGCGGCATCAACGCCGTGCGCGTGGACGGCGGGTACTCGAGGTGGGAGTGA